Within the Granulicella sibirica genome, the region GGGGGACCTGGCGGGAATCGCGACGCGGTATGAGGGGCTTGAGCTCGAGATGCGGATGCTGTATCCACGCGATGTCGTGAGCAAGGTGATGGTGACTCTGCCCTCGGGCGAGAAGCTTGCGGGGACCGTGGCTTATCAGGATGAATTTGTCTTAGGTATGCGGGACGCGAAGGGGAGTTATCACTCGTGGCCGGTCGGTGAGATCAAGTTCGCGGTCGACTCACCGGTGGATGCGCATGCCGAGCAGTTTCCGAAGTACACGGATGACGATGTCCATAACCTGATGGCTTACATCCAGACCCTGAAGTGAACGTGTGCGACTGAGAGAGCGGTTTATGACGCGTTTGATGAAGTCGTTGATGCTGATGTTGGTTGTGATGGCAGCGGGCCGGGTGTGGGCGCAGGATCTGGAGGCGGCGGAGTTGCTGCATCCGTCTACGAGCTGGCCCGGGTATCATGGCGACTACACGGGGCAGAGGCATAGTCCGCTGACGCAGATTACTCCGGGTAATGTGGGCACACTTGGGCTGGCTTGGGCGTTCCAGACGAATCAGGCTGCGCTGATTAAGGCTTCGCCACTGATGGTGGATGGGGTGATCTACTTCACCGTGCCGGACAACGTGTGGGCGGTCGATGCACGGACAGGGCACATGCTTTGGAAGTACACGTATCCACCGAACCCGGGGCTGCACATCGGCAACCGTGGCGTAGGGATGTACAAGGGCACGATCATGTTTCTCACGCCGGACTGCCACCTGATCGCGCTCGATGCGCGCAATGGCAAGGTGCTTTGGGAGACCGTGGTCGCGGATGTGAAGAAGGGTTACTGGACGACGGAGGCTCCTCTCATCGTGGGGAACCATGTGCTGGTGGGGGTCTCGGGGGACTCGGATAATATCCAGCTATTTTTGAAGGCGATCGACGCGGATACCGGCAAAGAGCAGTGGCGTTGGGATGCGAGTCCTCCGGCAGGCACTCCGCACGAGACGACAGGTGGAGCGACGTGGATGACCGGGACCTATGATCCGGTGCTGAAGCTGATCTATTGGGGCACAGGGAATCCGACGCCCGTCTTGAACGGGGAGGTGAGACCGGGCGACAACCTGTACACGTGCAGCATCGTGGCGCTTGATCCGGAGACGGGCAAGCTGGTGTGGGCTTTTCAGCCGTCGCCCCACGATACGCACGACTGGGATGCGGTGGAGACTCCAGTGCTGGTGGATGGTGACTTCCATGGCAAGCCGACGAAGATGCTGATGCAGAGCTCGCGGAATGGGTACTTCTTCGTGCTGGATCGGACAAATGGGAAGGCGTTGCTGACGACACCGTTCGGCCCGGTGAACTGGGCTAAGGGGATCGACGCGAAGGGCCAGCCGATTCCCGATCCGGCGAAGGAACCGGCCCCGGATGGACGGCTGATCGCACCGGATGAAGGTGGCATGACGAACTATCGGTCGCCGAGCTTCGATAAGAAGACGGGTTTGTTCCTGGTGGATTCGCATCCGAGCTGGAGCGTGTACTTCACGAAGCCTGCCGATGGAACGTATGGATGGGCAGGTGCCGACTACGGGGTCTGGGGTAAGGCAGAGCTTGATGCGATCGACTACCAGACAGGGAAGATCAAGTGGTCGCACTTTCTTGGTAAGAACGGCGCGGGGGCGGGCGTGCTGACAACCGAGTCTGGTGTGGCGTTTACCGGGGATGCTTACGGGAACGTGTTGGCACTCGAAACGGCCACGGGGAAAACGCTTTGGCATGCAGCGCCAGGGCCGCAGATGCAGAGTTCGCCAGCGAGTTATGCGCTGGATGGCAAGCAATATGTGCTGACGAGCAGTGGGAGCGTGTTGTTTGCGTGGGCTCTTCCTGAGGTCACAGAGATCGCTAAGAGTGCGGGGCATAAGGGCAAAGCCGCGCGGTAAGCGGGCTTTTTATCGCAATTGCGGTAGACGTGTCTCCTAGCGCAGGGGTAAATTGTGCTTGCACGCTGGCATGGACTCTAACCCGAGGAGATAACGATGAGCCTTCGCAAATGCCTGATTTCGGCAATGGTTTTTCTTACGTTTGGTGTTCCGGCAAACACGGTTCTTGGTCAGAACCAGCAGCCTGGGCCGATGTGGTCGCAGGAGGATGCGCTTCGCATTGGCAAGGAGATTCAGAAGAAGCTCGCCGGGCTGACAAATTATGGCGTCTTCGACTGGATGACGTTTGGGGATCAGGGTAAGACCGTCGTGCTGCGCGGGTTTGCCTCGCGGCCAACGCTCAAGTCAGATGCCGAGAACGCGGTGAAGAATATCCCGGGCGTGGAGAAGGTGGGTAACCAGATCGAGGTTCTGCCGAACTCACCGAATGACGATCGCGTTCGTGCGGCGGTCTACAACCGGATCTACACGCAGGCCACTTTGCGGAAGTACAACGCGAATGCGGGTTCGCTGGCGCGGGCGATGGGGCCGGGTGGGCGGAGTGTGGCGTTCATGGCTGGCGGGATCACGAATCAGCCGCCGATTGGATACCACGCGATTCACATCATCGTGAAGAACGGGAATGTGACGCTGTATGGGGTGGTGCTGAACCAGTCGGATGCGGCGATTGCTGGGATGCAGGCAAACTTTGCGCCGGGCGCTTTCAGTGTCGACAACGATTTGATCGTGCAGGGATCGGTGTCGAAGGGTGCCGCGAAGTAGGTGGCGTGGGGAGTTATCATCGGGTAACGAATCTCAATCTTCTTCGATGGGAACGCGATCCTGGTGAATGTGGTGCGTTGGCTGAGCGGTGTCGGCTTTGTAATTCTTCTTACGAGTCTGCCCGGATTTGGGCAGGCGGCGGCAGACCGCGGGGCTGAGGTCTTCGGGCGAAGCTGCGCTGGATGCCATGGGGCAGATGGCAAGGGAAGCGATCGTGGGCCTTCGATCGCTACGATGCCGACGACGATTGCGCGTTCGGATGCGGATTTGATTGGGATTGTGCATGACGGGATCTCCGGGAAGGGGATGCCTCCGTTCAGCTTTCTTGGCGATGATTCGATCACAGCGGTGGTGAAGCATCTCCGTGCGCTGCAGGGTGTGAAGGTGGGTGCGGTTGATGCTCCGATCACTGGGGATGCGGAGGCTGGAAGGGCTGTCTTCTTTGGTAAGGCAGGATGCTCAACGTGCCACATGGTGAAGGGTGAGGGCGGGTTTATCGCGTCGGACATGACGGCGTATGGGCAGAGCCGTGGGGTTGAGGCGATCAAAAAGGCCATCGTGTCTCCGGACGCGGAGGTGCCGCGCGAGGCGCGAGTGGTCGAGGTGAAGACCGGGAGAGGCGAGAAACTGGTAGGGGTGCTGCGGTCCGAGGACAACATCAA harbors:
- a CDS encoding c-type cytochrome; the protein is MNVVRWLSGVGFVILLTSLPGFGQAAADRGAEVFGRSCAGCHGADGKGSDRGPSIATMPTTIARSDADLIGIVHDGISGKGMPPFSFLGDDSITAVVKHLRALQGVKVGAVDAPITGDAEAGRAVFFGKAGCSTCHMVKGEGGFIASDMTAYGQSRGVEAIKKAIVSPDAEVPREARVVEVKTGRGEKLVGVLRSEDNINLAVQTEDGRYHFLRRDGLADVTYMGRSLMPLDYGTRLSATELDDLAAFLIVTSKSAPVETVVKKRRGGN
- a CDS encoding BON domain-containing protein, translated to MSLRKCLISAMVFLTFGVPANTVLGQNQQPGPMWSQEDALRIGKEIQKKLAGLTNYGVFDWMTFGDQGKTVVLRGFASRPTLKSDAENAVKNIPGVEKVGNQIEVLPNSPNDDRVRAAVYNRIYTQATLRKYNANAGSLARAMGPGGRSVAFMAGGITNQPPIGYHAIHIIVKNGNVTLYGVVLNQSDAAIAGMQANFAPGAFSVDNDLIVQGSVSKGAAK
- a CDS encoding acido-empty-quinoprotein group A; protein product: MTRLMKSLMLMLVVMAAGRVWAQDLEAAELLHPSTSWPGYHGDYTGQRHSPLTQITPGNVGTLGLAWAFQTNQAALIKASPLMVDGVIYFTVPDNVWAVDARTGHMLWKYTYPPNPGLHIGNRGVGMYKGTIMFLTPDCHLIALDARNGKVLWETVVADVKKGYWTTEAPLIVGNHVLVGVSGDSDNIQLFLKAIDADTGKEQWRWDASPPAGTPHETTGGATWMTGTYDPVLKLIYWGTGNPTPVLNGEVRPGDNLYTCSIVALDPETGKLVWAFQPSPHDTHDWDAVETPVLVDGDFHGKPTKMLMQSSRNGYFFVLDRTNGKALLTTPFGPVNWAKGIDAKGQPIPDPAKEPAPDGRLIAPDEGGMTNYRSPSFDKKTGLFLVDSHPSWSVYFTKPADGTYGWAGADYGVWGKAELDAIDYQTGKIKWSHFLGKNGAGAGVLTTESGVAFTGDAYGNVLALETATGKTLWHAAPGPQMQSSPASYALDGKQYVLTSSGSVLFAWALPEVTEIAKSAGHKGKAAR